The nucleotide window GTGCTGGGCATATTCCATTGAGCTGAAAATTCCGAATAGCGCTCCAAAAAAGGCAAGAGCAAAGAGTCTTCATGCGGCAGTCCGGAACTTTCTTGCAAGAGATCGACAGTCATACAAAATTGAAAAGGCACTTTTTGATTGGAATGCTTGCGATAGATGCGCGAACGCAGCAAGGCACAAGGCAAAGTAAAGGGGCTGAGTAAAGTGTCTTTTTGAGCCATTTTTCTCAGTGCTCGCTCTTGAATCACACGTTCATAAATGCGCAGCATTTTCTCCAAAATCAAATCCCAATTGTATTCTTGCATCACCAATTCGTAACTGCCCTGGCCCAAGCGCTCCAATGAAGGATTGCTGGCAAAATGCTCCAAATAAAAAGCCATTTCATTCACATCGTCCGGTTCCACCAAATGTCCGTTGAGTTTTTCTAAAACCAATTTTTTCAAATCCCCCACTTGAGTCGCCAAAATGGGCAAACGCGCGGCGCAGGCTTCCAGCACTGCAAAAGGGAGGGCTTCCAACCGAGAAGGCAAAACAAAAAGATCGGAGTTTTTATAAAGATGAATCAACGCTTCACCTTGCACCAAGCCATGAAACCGGATGTATTTTTGAATGCCCAATTTATCAGCCAAACCTTCGAGCATGGCCCGGTCGGGGCCCACGCCCGCCAAATGCAATTGAAAATCTTTGTGCGACTGAATGAATCCATTGCTCTCAATCACTTTTTGAGTGGCTCTAAAAAGCAGATCCAATCCCTTGGCAAGATCCAAACGCCCCACATAAAGCACATTGAATTTTTCAGGATCTTTTTCGGCTTCCACCGCATCAAAAGGAGCGGTGTCCACTCCATAAGGCACCACCATCACATTTTCATTCACGTTGTTGGCTTTCAAAAAGGCTTCTCCAATACTGAGCTGCTGACTGTATTTCGTTTCCAAAAACATCACGCGATGCACGATTTTTCTCAAAGTCCAACTGCGATCAAACACATGGTTGGCATGCACGGTGAGCAAGGTGGGCACACCCGTAAACCAAGATGCGGCCTTCATTGCAAAAGCAGAAGTGGCGGTATGAGCATGGTAAAGGCGATATTTTTTACCTGCAAAAACAAGCGCTAAAAACACGCGCAGCACATACCACAGTTGCATAAGATGGTTCCAAGGATGACTGGCAAAACCGATGCGTTTCACACGAATGGCTTCCGCATCTTCCACGGCCCTTTCTTCAGTCGTCAGTTTTCCTTGAATGGCACGCGTAAAAATATCCACTTCATAGCCGTATTCACGGGCCAAGGCTTCTGAAAGTTTAGCCGCATACACTTGCTCGCCCGTGTGCACCGGGAACCAAGTATCGATGAGCATGGCGATGCGCGGCTTTTTACGGACAATTTTTCGGATTTCCATAGATGAAATTAAATCACGGGCACGGTGTGACCTTCCACTTCGAGCGAAGCTTTGAGAGAATGCAAAGCCACTTCCAATTGTTCATCGTCCGGTTCACGAGTGGTGAGTCGCTGCAAAAAAAGACCCGGAGCCACAAAAACTTGCACCCATTTTTTATCTTGAAAACGAGCGCTGAGTTTGAGGGTTTCATAGCTCACGCCGGCCACCAAAGGAATCA belongs to Candidatus Peregrinibacteria bacterium and includes:
- a CDS encoding glycosyltransferase; this encodes MEIRKIVRKKPRIAMLIDTWFPVHTGEQVYAAKLSEALAREYGYEVDIFTRAIQGKLTTEERAVEDAEAIRVKRIGFASHPWNHLMQLWYVLRVFLALVFAGKKYRLYHAHTATSAFAMKAASWFTGVPTLLTVHANHVFDRSWTLRKIVHRVMFLETKYSQQLSIGEAFLKANNVNENVMVVPYGVDTAPFDAVEAEKDPEKFNVLYVGRLDLAKGLDLLFRATQKVIESNGFIQSHKDFQLHLAGVGPDRAMLEGLADKLGIQKYIRFHGLVQGEALIHLYKNSDLFVLPSRLEALPFAVLEACAARLPILATQVGDLKKLVLEKLNGHLVEPDDVNEMAFYLEHFASNPSLERLGQGSYELVMQEYNWDLILEKMLRIYERVIQERALRKMAQKDTLLSPFTLPCALLRSRIYRKHSNQKVPFQFCMTVDLLQESSGLPHEDSLLLPFLERYSEFSAQWNMPSTFFMPSDLLESFGEELSGLSESGHEMGVYFLQKEWLSMPLKKKALREARDAVTALGLNALRFFKAPLPPDEEDLEAAHELGFDCLPITEDPDPMIVWRYGLPFGKIVRMNVETLLRLSDKEWLETLHRIRNYQKQNGVKPFIIFEWNSLEFGDGASFTEVAKKLSLLKETFGLEFMTLSEFCKSCSI